One stretch of Passer domesticus isolate bPasDom1 chromosome 2, bPasDom1.hap1, whole genome shotgun sequence DNA includes these proteins:
- the SLN gene encoding sarcolipin, which produces MERSTREICLNFMVVLITVILMWLLVKSYQD; this is translated from the coding sequence ATGGAACGTTCCACAAGAGAAATTTGCCTCAACTTCATGGTTGTCCTGATTACTGTGATCCTCATGTGGCTTCTTGTGAAGTCTTATCAGGATTGA